One part of the Rubrobacter calidifluminis genome encodes these proteins:
- a CDS encoding ABC transporter permease: MTDPAGTSRAAIAEGALRSALSSRERPQRPNVLSASLTFAWRALLKIKHVPEQLFDAVGNPIIFTLLFTYLLGGAMAGSPGAYLQFLIPGILVQTVLLITSYTGFNLNTDISKGVADRFRSMPIWRPAVIVGALLGDMVRYTLASLIVLLLGLILGFRPESVPGVLLSLVLILVFAFSVSWIWTTLGLVARTPNTVLWVSTLITFPLTFASNIFVEPKTMPGWLQSFVAFNPVTHLVTAVRGLMSGTLPAGDSAWLLVGCAVLVTVFAPATMYLYGRRG; this comes from the coding sequence ATGACCGATCCGGCAGGCACGTCCCGCGCCGCTATAGCCGAGGGTGCACTCCGTTCGGCGCTCTCGTCCCGCGAGAGGCCCCAACGTCCAAACGTGCTCTCCGCTTCACTCACGTTCGCGTGGCGGGCGCTGTTGAAGATAAAACACGTCCCCGAACAGCTGTTCGATGCGGTAGGAAACCCGATAATCTTCACCCTGTTGTTCACGTACCTCCTCGGTGGTGCCATGGCAGGATCTCCCGGGGCATATCTCCAGTTCCTGATACCCGGCATCCTGGTGCAGACCGTGCTCCTCATCACCTCCTATACCGGATTCAACCTCAACACCGACATCTCCAAGGGCGTCGCGGACCGCTTCCGGTCGATGCCGATATGGCGGCCGGCCGTCATCGTGGGGGCGCTGCTCGGCGACATGGTGCGTTACACGCTGGCTTCGTTGATCGTCCTCTTACTCGGTCTGATCCTCGGTTTCCGGCCAGAGAGCGTGCCCGGAGTTTTGCTCTCGCTGGTCCTCATCCTCGTGTTCGCGTTCAGCGTCTCCTGGATCTGGACGACCCTGGGGCTCGTGGCGCGGACGCCGAACACCGTGCTGTGGGTGAGCACCCTGATAACGTTCCCCCTCACGTTCGCCAGCAACATCTTCGTCGAGCCGAAGACGATGCCCGGCTGGCTACAGTCGTTCGTAGCCTTCAACCCGGTCACGCACCTGGTAACCGCCGTCCGCGGCCTGATGTCCGGGACTCTGCCCGCTGGAGACAGCGCCTGGTTGCTCGTGGGGTGCGCGGTGCTCGTCACAGTCTTCGCCCCTGCCACCATGTACCTCTACGGCCGCAGAGGTTAG
- a CDS encoding APC family permease gives MASSQSREWEASDRKLRRELGVQQLFFISFGSIIGSGWLFATLNGAAIAGPAATISWIIGGILVCFIALNYAEVSCMLPRSGAVVRYPHLSHGGFLGFIMAWAFLLATVSVTGVEAEAAVQYAASYATNLNLTTTSNGVTVLTGLGLLFAVLLMGVFFLINFLGVKFFGEFNRWVTWWKFAIPVITFVLLFFAFKSSNFSSAGGFAPLGGGEVFNAVATAGIVFSYFGFRQGLDFGGEARNPQRDIPLATIGSVVVAAAIYILLQVAFLGALNWNAAGVHPGDWAGLATSKWADGPLYHALNAAGIALLAYFAYVLLADAIISPSGTGLIYMGASTRVFYGMGMHRDLPGGLTRVSERYRIPWVALIASLIVGCFFLIPYSGWALLVGFITDATVLTFVMGSLHLQVMRRTAPNLERPFYLKGASILSPLGFLAGSMIFYWAGFDNLRGVIASVLVGLCLYTFIQGPVRGRFSRNVGLAIGVPYLIIFAATQYFGPLFSNSLPFLLYWALTAAEVLAFAGLVWRFTNQKREVHAAWWVLFMMFATYLLSYYGSYGPLKTPLVPFPWDNLIAVVIGLISYYWGVAAGYQTEEMKEIAESGTGLVTPEEEEMERRLG, from the coding sequence GTGGCATCCTCGCAGAGCAGGGAGTGGGAGGCCTCAGACAGGAAACTCCGGAGAGAACTGGGAGTACAACAGCTATTCTTCATCTCTTTCGGCAGCATCATAGGCAGCGGATGGCTGTTCGCTACCCTGAACGGGGCGGCGATAGCCGGCCCGGCGGCGACAATCTCCTGGATCATCGGTGGCATACTGGTCTGTTTTATTGCGCTCAACTACGCGGAGGTCTCGTGCATGCTACCGCGCAGTGGTGCGGTGGTGCGCTACCCGCACCTGTCACACGGGGGTTTTCTAGGCTTCATCATGGCCTGGGCGTTCCTTCTGGCCACGGTATCGGTGACCGGGGTAGAGGCCGAGGCGGCCGTACAGTACGCGGCCTCCTACGCGACGAACCTGAACCTGACGACGACCTCCAACGGTGTGACCGTGCTCACCGGCCTCGGCCTGCTCTTCGCCGTCCTGCTGATGGGAGTCTTCTTCCTGATCAACTTCCTCGGGGTCAAGTTCTTCGGGGAATTCAACCGCTGGGTGACGTGGTGGAAGTTTGCCATACCCGTCATCACCTTCGTCCTGCTGTTCTTCGCGTTCAAAAGTTCCAACTTCTCCTCGGCCGGCGGCTTCGCCCCACTTGGCGGGGGTGAGGTCTTCAACGCGGTCGCCACGGCGGGCATCGTATTCTCGTACTTCGGGTTCCGGCAGGGCCTGGACTTCGGCGGGGAGGCGAGAAACCCCCAGCGTGACATCCCGCTGGCCACCATCGGCTCGGTGGTGGTCGCGGCAGCGATCTACATCCTCCTGCAGGTCGCTTTCCTCGGCGCGCTGAACTGGAACGCTGCCGGGGTGCATCCCGGGGACTGGGCGGGGCTCGCGACCAGCAAGTGGGCCGACGGCCCGCTCTACCACGCCCTGAACGCCGCCGGGATAGCGCTCCTGGCGTACTTCGCGTACGTGCTTCTGGCCGACGCGATCATCTCGCCCTCTGGGACCGGGCTCATCTACATGGGGGCCTCCACCCGGGTGTTCTACGGGATGGGCATGCACCGCGACCTGCCGGGAGGCCTGACGAGGGTGAGCGAGCGCTACCGGATACCATGGGTCGCCCTCATCGCCTCGCTGATAGTCGGCTGCTTCTTTCTCATCCCCTACTCCGGCTGGGCGCTGCTCGTCGGGTTCATCACAGACGCGACAGTGCTGACGTTCGTCATGGGTAGCCTGCACCTGCAGGTGATGCGCCGGACCGCGCCCAACCTCGAGCGACCCTTCTATCTCAAGGGAGCCTCAATCCTCTCGCCGCTAGGCTTCCTTGCCGGCAGCATGATCTTCTACTGGGCCGGTTTCGACAACCTCAGGGGTGTTATCGCATCCGTGCTCGTCGGACTGTGTCTGTACACCTTCATCCAGGGACCCGTGCGCGGGCGCTTTAGCCGCAACGTCGGGCTCGCGATAGGCGTACCGTACCTGATAATCTTCGCGGCGACCCAGTACTTCGGGCCGCTCTTCAGCAACAGCCTGCCGTTCTTGCTCTACTGGGCGCTGACCGCGGCAGAGGTTCTCGCGTTCGCCGGTCTCGTCTGGCGCTTCACCAACCAAAAGCGCGAGGTACACGCGGCCTGGTGGGTGTTGTTCATGATGTTCGCCACCTACCTGCTCTCCTACTATGGATCATACGGGCCCCTGAAGACCCCGCTGGTCCCGTTCCCGTGGGACAACCTGATAGCCGTCGTGATCGGTCTGATCTCGTACTACTGGGGCGTCGCCGCTGGATATCAGACGGAGGAGATGAAGGAGATAGCCGAGTCCGGAACCGGTCTGGTCACCCCAGAGGAAGAGGAGATGGAGCGCAGGCTCGGCTAG
- a CDS encoding ATP-binding cassette domain-containing protein — MSVGRDGVLAVEAEGIVYRFGGNVAVAGVDLEVRQGEIFGFLGPNGAGKTTTIRMLTTLLRPHSGTARVFGHDVVREADKVREKVSLTGQFASVDEDLTGFENLVLVALLLGYPRKEAKVRAGELLDAFGLSGAAGRPVKAYSGGMRRRLDIAASLVVTPELLFLDEPTTGLDPRSRNQVWDIVRALASGGTTVLLTTQYLDEADRLADRIAVMEGGRIIARGTPGELKASVGSGVLRVRLREPGDRAEAGRILSRELGVEVETPPDPAALLARVSEPWRVPEALAVLTRAGIGLADFSLGQPSLDEVFLALTGHTAEEEKDEGEEAV; from the coding sequence ATGAGTGTCGGGCGGGACGGGGTGCTGGCGGTAGAGGCGGAAGGGATCGTCTACCGCTTCGGGGGCAACGTGGCGGTGGCGGGGGTTGATCTGGAGGTTCGGCAGGGTGAGATCTTCGGGTTTCTCGGACCGAATGGGGCGGGCAAGACAACCACCATCCGCATGCTCACCACCCTGCTGCGCCCGCACTCCGGCACGGCGCGCGTATTCGGACATGACGTCGTGCGCGAAGCCGACAAGGTGCGAGAGAAGGTGAGCCTCACCGGGCAGTTCGCCTCGGTTGACGAGGACCTGACCGGGTTCGAGAACCTCGTTCTGGTTGCACTGCTCTTGGGCTACCCGCGCAAAGAGGCGAAAGTGCGTGCCGGGGAGCTGCTCGATGCCTTCGGGCTCTCAGGGGCGGCGGGCCGGCCGGTCAAGGCCTACTCGGGCGGAATGCGTCGCAGGCTGGATATTGCTGCGAGCCTGGTCGTCACCCCGGAGCTGCTCTTTCTCGACGAACCGACCACGGGCCTCGACCCCCGCAGCCGTAACCAGGTCTGGGACATCGTTCGGGCGCTCGCCTCCGGGGGGACGACGGTATTGCTGACGACGCAGTACCTCGATGAGGCCGACCGGCTCGCGGACAGGATCGCCGTGATGGAGGGCGGTAGGATCATCGCCAGAGGGACCCCTGGGGAGCTCAAGGCCTCGGTCGGCTCGGGCGTGCTGCGCGTCAGGCTGCGCGAGCCGGGTGATCGCGCTGAGGCCGGGCGCATCCTCTCGCGGGAGCTCGGCGTCGAGGTGGAGACCCCTCCGGACCCAGCAGCTCTTCTGGCGAGGGTCTCCGAGCCCTGGCGGGTGCCCGAGGCTCTCGCAGTGCTGACCCGCGCCGGCATCGGTCTTGCAGACTTCTCGCTCGGACAGCCTAGCCTCGACGAGGTGTTCCTTGCCCTCACCGGGCACACCGCCGAAGAAGAAAAAGACGAAGGAGAGGAGGCAGTATGA
- a CDS encoding ammonium transporter, whose amino-acid sequence MLLPQAAFAKTTIADVRLAVDTVWVIVTACLVLFMQAGFAMLEVGFSRMKNVGSVVAKILANMGIGLVVFWAFGFAIAFGTGNAVFGTEGWFTSAAPGEVDKVFAGLSWTEVPLGAKFLFEVAFALVSLAIVWGTMLERTKFAVYCVFAVVFAGFIYPTVGHWIWGGGWLSGLGMQDFAGSTVVHLQGAVAALAGTLLLGPRLGKYDDEGRPRTIPGHNMPLAVLGVIILWIGWWGFNPGSTMAAVGAPFAYIALTTNLAAGAGVLGAMVASYLHRRIIDVGMLGNGALAALVAITASCAFVAPWASIVIGFVAAVVMYATYIFVERLRVDDPLGAIASHGMGGVWGTLSTGLFATPQLVREIGVGDPGLFYGGGLHQLGVQALGILAAGGFTFVTSYIVFAILKATIGLRVKPHQELDGLDVSEHGVYGYAESLVATDEYREAVTLDSGGREG is encoded by the coding sequence ATGCTGCTGCCGCAGGCGGCCTTCGCCAAGACGACGATCGCAGATGTCAGGCTCGCGGTGGACACGGTGTGGGTGATCGTGACCGCGTGTCTGGTCTTGTTCATGCAGGCCGGGTTCGCGATGCTCGAGGTCGGCTTCTCCCGGATGAAGAACGTCGGGAGCGTGGTCGCCAAGATCCTGGCGAACATGGGCATCGGGCTCGTGGTCTTCTGGGCGTTCGGTTTCGCGATAGCGTTCGGGACCGGAAACGCCGTCTTCGGTACCGAGGGATGGTTCACGAGCGCGGCACCTGGGGAGGTGGACAAAGTCTTCGCCGGGCTCTCCTGGACCGAGGTGCCGCTCGGTGCCAAGTTCCTCTTCGAGGTGGCCTTCGCGCTCGTCTCGCTGGCCATCGTGTGGGGCACGATGCTCGAGCGGACCAAGTTCGCCGTCTACTGCGTCTTCGCGGTGGTCTTCGCCGGTTTCATCTACCCGACGGTGGGGCACTGGATCTGGGGAGGCGGCTGGCTCTCGGGGCTCGGGATGCAGGACTTCGCCGGCTCGACGGTCGTCCACCTGCAGGGCGCGGTCGCCGCGCTCGCCGGGACGCTGTTGCTCGGCCCCCGTCTCGGCAAGTACGACGACGAGGGACGTCCACGCACCATCCCCGGCCACAACATGCCGCTCGCGGTCCTCGGCGTGATCATACTCTGGATCGGCTGGTGGGGTTTCAACCCCGGCTCGACGATGGCGGCCGTCGGCGCGCCCTTCGCCTACATCGCGCTCACGACCAACCTGGCCGCCGGGGCCGGTGTCCTCGGGGCTATGGTGGCGAGCTACCTGCACCGCCGGATAATCGACGTCGGGATGCTCGGCAACGGCGCGCTCGCCGCGCTGGTCGCGATAACCGCCTCGTGCGCCTTCGTCGCGCCCTGGGCCTCGATCGTCATCGGCTTCGTCGCCGCGGTGGTCATGTACGCCACCTACATCTTCGTGGAGCGCCTCCGGGTGGACGACCCGCTCGGCGCGATCGCTTCCCACGGCATGGGCGGCGTCTGGGGGACGCTCTCCACGGGCCTCTTCGCGACCCCGCAGCTCGTCAGGGAGATCGGGGTGGGGGATCCGGGGCTGTTCTACGGCGGCGGGCTGCACCAGCTGGGAGTACAGGCGCTCGGTATACTCGCGGCCGGCGGTTTCACGTTCGTAACCTCCTACATCGTCTTCGCGATCCTCAAGGCGACGATCGGCCTCAGGGTCAAGCCACACCAGGAGCTCGACGGTCTGGACGTGAGCGAGCACGGGGTCTACGGTTACGCGGAATCCCTGGTCGCGACGGACGAGTACCGGGAAGCAGTCACCCTCGATTCCGGTGGACGGGAGGGCTAG
- a CDS encoding PucR family transcriptional regulator, with amino-acid sequence MDLGEFTRLLAERLGARCLAEGVSGEMLAGVALEDGTDGWLSPGEVAVVWRAGLDRESLAALRKAGCPAVVWRVDGAPPEEHVSAASELGMAFITIPPSVPLRRLQEILPGPEDMLLLSHRVGRELAGHIGGDSSVRSLTEKASGLLGRDLVVEDSVGRLICGEETGLYTSIEKLGLRASRGTGIPETYRERRDRYARLPDGFLSVPVERWRAGDEEFHWLPVGRDRPMGYLWVDLSQGPLRPEDVVVLYWTRLVLEGELSKERVRLETELGVRGDFMDDLVDGHYGSVDILLQRARYLGADLSEGALAVIFDIDDFARYLERRALGESSIQELKRRLAEAVRLQSRQLFSNFLLGPRSDNVILLIGPNSRGGREEVVERAPELATRVQRYVKGLLPDLTVSVGIGRYAKDPKDLPEAYSEAEVALEIGHRIQGPSAISTFEGTGTYKLLFRVLQEDPEEIESFYRETLGPVVAYDSRYGTELVNTLITYLKNDASTAKTASEIFAHRHTVRYRLERIRELTGLDVDRSEDREQLTLGIKAMQLLGRHPEQGSSFADR; translated from the coding sequence TTGGATCTCGGCGAGTTCACGCGGCTACTGGCGGAGCGACTCGGGGCCCGATGCCTGGCCGAAGGTGTCTCGGGCGAGATGCTCGCGGGCGTGGCCCTGGAAGACGGCACCGACGGCTGGCTCTCTCCGGGAGAGGTAGCCGTCGTCTGGCGCGCGGGGCTCGACAGGGAATCGCTCGCGGCTCTGAGGAAGGCCGGCTGCCCGGCGGTGGTCTGGCGCGTGGACGGTGCCCCGCCGGAGGAACACGTCTCTGCCGCGAGCGAACTCGGCATGGCGTTCATCACCATCCCTCCTTCGGTGCCGCTGCGCAGACTGCAGGAGATACTGCCCGGGCCGGAAGATATGCTGCTCCTCTCCCATCGGGTGGGTAGGGAGCTGGCGGGTCACATCGGTGGCGACTCCTCGGTCCGGAGCCTCACTGAGAAAGCCTCCGGGCTGCTCGGTAGAGATCTCGTAGTCGAAGACTCGGTTGGTCGCCTGATCTGCGGAGAGGAGACCGGTCTGTACACCTCGATTGAGAAGCTGGGTCTGAGGGCCTCGAGGGGAACCGGAATACCGGAGACCTACCGCGAGCGCCGGGACCGCTACGCCCGCCTGCCAGACGGTTTCCTCTCGGTTCCCGTGGAAAGATGGCGGGCGGGAGATGAAGAGTTCCACTGGCTCCCCGTAGGCAGGGACAGGCCCATGGGCTACCTGTGGGTCGACCTCTCGCAGGGTCCCCTGCGTCCGGAGGACGTCGTCGTACTCTACTGGACGCGGCTCGTCCTGGAGGGAGAGCTGAGCAAGGAGAGGGTACGGCTAGAGACCGAGCTCGGGGTCCGGGGAGATTTCATGGACGATCTCGTCGACGGGCACTACGGTTCGGTAGACATCCTCCTCCAGCGGGCCCGCTATCTGGGCGCCGACCTCTCCGAGGGGGCGCTAGCCGTCATCTTCGACATCGACGACTTCGCCCGCTACCTCGAGCGTCGCGCTCTCGGGGAATCTTCCATCCAGGAGCTAAAACGGAGGCTTGCAGAGGCCGTGCGCCTGCAGAGCCGGCAACTCTTCTCCAACTTCCTCCTCGGTCCGCGCTCGGACAACGTGATACTCCTGATCGGTCCTAATTCCAGAGGAGGTCGGGAAGAGGTGGTAGAGCGGGCGCCGGAGCTCGCGACCCGCGTGCAGCGCTACGTCAAGGGGCTCCTGCCGGACCTCACGGTCTCGGTCGGCATCGGGCGCTACGCGAAAGACCCCAAAGACCTGCCGGAGGCTTACTCGGAGGCCGAGGTCGCACTCGAGATAGGGCACCGCATCCAGGGACCCTCCGCCATCTCGACCTTCGAGGGGACAGGTACGTACAAGCTGCTCTTCCGGGTGCTGCAGGAGGACCCTGAGGAGATAGAGTCTTTCTACAGAGAAACTCTGGGACCGGTGGTCGCCTATGATTCGCGCTACGGTACCGAGCTTGTCAACACCCTCATCACCTACCTCAAGAACGACGCCTCAACGGCGAAGACAGCATCCGAGATCTTCGCCCACCGCCACACCGTCCGCTACCGGCTGGAGAGGATAAGGGAGTTGACCGGCCTGGACGTGGACAGGAGTGAGGACCGGGAACAGCTCACGCTCGGCATAAAGGCGATGCAGCTCCTCGGTCGCCATCCAGAGCAGGGCTCCAGTTTCGCCGACCGCTAA
- the uvrA gene encoding excinuclease ABC subunit UvrA yields MAESHIVVRGAREHNLKDVTVSLPRDRFIVITGLSGSGKSSLAFDTIYAEGQRRYVESLSAYARQFLGQMDKPDVDHIDGLSPAVSIDQKTTSNNPRSTVATVTEIYDYLRLLYARAGRPHCHVCGFPVARSTPQQMVEQVLALPERTRFMVLAPVVRGRKGEYGRLFRELAEDGYARVRVDGELHELPVELELDRNRRHDIEVVVDRLVVREGIERRLTDSIETALGLADGLVQIETVERDGSVGERMLFSESFTCTNCGASIAEIQPRTFSFNSPHGACDRCDGLGSRLEIDPELVVPNEDLSIEEGAIAPWANSSSEYYASVLSGLSEEYGVDLGRPWRELPEEHRRLVLYGTGDGRIHVSYTNRYGRRRQYTTRFEGVIGNLERRYAETESEYRRERIEEYMSHVPCPKCKGARLRPEALAVTVGGKNIYELTRMSVTEALEFLDGVEFTPREWMIAERVVREIKERLGFMVDVGLGYLTLSRSAGTLSGGEAQRIRLASQVGSGLVGVLYVLDEPSIGLHQRDNRRLLATLERLRDLGNTLIVVEHDEETIRTADHIVDVGPGAGVHGGEIVAQGKVEDIVAEPRSITGDYLAGRRRIEPPGERRKPKGYITLLGAREFNLKGIDVDFPLGVLTCVTGVSGSGKSTLVNEILYKTLANQVNRGKQRPGRHAGLEGVEHIDKVIDIDQSPIGRTPRSNPATYTKVFDHIRQLFAATPEAKIRGYKPGRFSFNVKGGRCEACRGDGQIRIEMHFLPDVYVPCEVCKGRRYNAETLRVTYKGRSIADVLEMTVDEACEFFDAVPAISRRLQTLRDVGLGYIRLGQPATTLSGGEAQRVKLASELGKKATGRTLYILDEPTTGLHFADVERLLDVLHRLVDAGNTVIVIEHNLDVIRCADYLIDLGPEGGDEGGEVVAVGTPEEVARVEASHTGRFLRELLPDVAAAS; encoded by the coding sequence ATAGCGGAGAGCCACATAGTCGTCCGCGGGGCGCGCGAGCACAACCTCAAAGACGTGACGGTCTCGCTGCCGCGGGACAGGTTCATAGTGATCACCGGACTCTCGGGCAGCGGGAAATCCTCGCTTGCCTTCGACACCATCTACGCCGAGGGGCAACGGCGCTACGTCGAGAGCCTCTCCGCCTACGCCCGGCAGTTCCTCGGCCAGATGGACAAACCCGACGTGGACCACATAGACGGGCTCTCTCCGGCCGTCTCCATAGACCAGAAGACGACCTCGAACAACCCCCGCTCGACGGTGGCGACGGTCACCGAGATCTACGACTACCTCCGGCTCCTCTACGCGAGAGCCGGGCGGCCGCACTGCCACGTCTGCGGTTTCCCCGTGGCCCGCTCGACCCCGCAGCAGATGGTCGAGCAGGTCCTGGCCCTCCCGGAGAGGACGCGCTTCATGGTCTTGGCGCCGGTGGTGCGGGGGCGCAAGGGGGAGTACGGCAGGCTCTTCAGGGAGCTCGCGGAGGACGGATACGCCCGGGTGCGGGTGGACGGCGAGCTCCACGAGCTTCCGGTCGAGCTGGAGCTGGACAGGAACCGCCGGCACGACATCGAGGTTGTCGTGGACCGGCTGGTGGTGCGCGAGGGGATCGAACGGCGCCTGACCGACTCGATAGAGACCGCGCTCGGGCTCGCGGATGGGCTGGTGCAGATAGAGACCGTCGAGCGTGACGGTTCGGTGGGGGAGAGGATGCTCTTCTCGGAGAGCTTCACCTGCACCAACTGCGGGGCTTCGATCGCCGAGATACAGCCGCGCACCTTCTCGTTCAACAGCCCGCACGGGGCCTGCGACCGCTGCGACGGGCTCGGGAGCCGGCTCGAGATAGACCCGGAACTGGTGGTCCCGAACGAGGACCTGAGCATCGAAGAGGGTGCGATAGCCCCCTGGGCCAACTCCTCGAGCGAGTACTACGCGAGCGTCCTCTCCGGCCTCTCCGAGGAATACGGGGTGGATCTCGGAAGGCCCTGGCGCGAGCTGCCCGAGGAGCACAGGAGGCTCGTCCTCTACGGGACCGGGGACGGGCGCATCCACGTCTCCTACACCAACCGCTACGGCAGAAGACGCCAGTATACGACCCGGTTCGAAGGGGTCATAGGCAACCTGGAGCGCCGCTACGCGGAGACCGAGTCCGAGTACCGCAGGGAGAGGATAGAGGAGTACATGAGCCACGTCCCCTGCCCGAAGTGCAAGGGGGCGCGCCTCAGGCCCGAGGCGCTCGCCGTGACCGTCGGGGGCAAGAACATCTACGAGCTGACCCGGATGAGCGTGACCGAGGCGCTCGAATTCCTCGACGGGGTCGAGTTCACCCCGCGGGAGTGGATGATCGCCGAGCGGGTCGTCAGGGAGATAAAGGAGCGGCTCGGGTTCATGGTCGACGTCGGGCTCGGGTACCTGACGCTCTCCCGCTCGGCCGGGACGCTCTCGGGTGGTGAGGCGCAGAGGATACGGCTCGCCTCGCAGGTCGGGAGCGGTCTCGTCGGGGTGCTCTACGTGCTCGACGAGCCCTCCATCGGGCTGCACCAGCGCGACAACCGCAGGCTGCTCGCCACCCTCGAGCGCCTGCGCGACCTCGGCAACACCCTGATCGTGGTCGAGCACGACGAGGAGACCATAAGGACCGCGGACCACATCGTCGACGTCGGGCCTGGGGCCGGGGTGCACGGTGGGGAGATCGTCGCGCAGGGGAAGGTCGAGGACATCGTCGCCGAGCCGCGTTCGATCACCGGCGACTACCTCGCCGGAAGGCGCCGGATAGAGCCGCCCGGGGAGAGGAGAAAGCCGAAGGGTTACATCACGCTGCTCGGGGCGAGGGAGTTCAACCTCAAAGGGATAGACGTGGATTTCCCGCTCGGCGTCCTCACGTGCGTGACGGGCGTCTCGGGCTCCGGCAAGAGCACGCTGGTGAACGAGATCCTCTACAAGACCCTCGCCAACCAGGTCAACCGTGGCAAGCAACGCCCCGGGCGACACGCGGGCCTCGAGGGAGTCGAACACATAGACAAGGTAATAGACATAGATCAGAGCCCCATCGGCCGCACACCGCGCTCTAACCCCGCGACCTACACCAAGGTCTTCGACCACATCCGACAGCTCTTCGCCGCCACGCCGGAGGCGAAGATCCGTGGCTACAAGCCCGGGCGGTTCAGCTTCAACGTCAAGGGAGGGCGGTGCGAGGCGTGCCGGGGGGACGGTCAGATCCGCATCGAGATGCACTTCCTCCCCGACGTCTACGTCCCGTGCGAGGTGTGCAAGGGCCGCCGCTACAATGCCGAGACCCTGCGCGTCACCTACAAGGGACGCTCCATCGCCGACGTGCTCGAGATGACCGTGGACGAGGCGTGCGAGTTCTTCGACGCGGTGCCCGCGATCTCGCGCCGGCTGCAGACCCTGCGCGACGTCGGGCTCGGGTACATCCGGCTCGGCCAGCCCGCCACCACGCTCTCCGGCGGCGAGGCCCAGCGGGTCAAGCTCGCGAGCGAGCTCGGGAAGAAAGCCACCGGAAGGACACTTTACATCCTCGACGAGCCGACGACGGGGCTTCACTTCGCCGACGTCGAGCGTCTGCTCGACGTCCTGCACCGGCTCGTGGACGCCGGAAACACCGTCATCGTCATCGAGCACAACCTCGACGTGATCCGCTGCGCTGACTACCTCATAGACCTCGGTCCCGAGGGCGGCGACGAGGGAGGAGAGGTGGTCGCCGTGGGTACCCCCGAGGAGGTGGCCCGCGTGGAGGCCTCGCACACCGGGCGTTTCCTGCGTGAGCTGTTGCCGGACGTCGCGGCGGCCAGCTGA
- a CDS encoding MarR family winged helix-turn-helix transcriptional regulator, translating into MSEKREELLRRLAEENRKSTAEGLFLLQAVAERSGMNLTDLQCISILSSTGPITAGRLAEEMGLTTGSVTGVIDRMERAGYVRRERDPNDKRRVIVCPVPEKLEHAGVGFLGAQDREFEQLMSEYDDRDLALFLDFMRKANAINRRETERIRAELRGGEGGEFSAPLGSARSGRLVFAGGAARLILRADSGMDDLYRARFEGPVPKVEVADGIVTFRYPRRLGVLFEWRNRSGGEVTLSTAVPWEVEVRGGAYKVEADLSGLRLTSFVLTRGFSNVALTLPEPSGVVPIRLSGGASKVTIRRPAGVEAHLNMRGGASKLVFDGQSFEAVGGTLRLQSPDSHNAADRYEIEISGGASEITVTTSG; encoded by the coding sequence ATGTCAGAAAAACGCGAGGAGTTGCTGCGCAGGCTTGCGGAGGAGAACCGCAAGAGCACGGCGGAGGGTCTGTTCCTGTTGCAGGCGGTTGCAGAGCGGAGCGGGATGAACCTGACAGATCTGCAGTGCATCAGCATCCTGTCTTCGACCGGTCCGATCACGGCCGGGCGACTGGCAGAGGAGATGGGGCTCACTACGGGCTCTGTGACGGGTGTGATCGACCGGATGGAGCGCGCCGGGTACGTGCGGCGGGAGAGGGACCCGAACGACAAACGGCGGGTGATCGTATGTCCCGTCCCCGAGAAGCTGGAGCACGCGGGGGTGGGTTTCCTGGGTGCGCAAGACAGGGAATTTGAGCAGCTGATGTCGGAGTACGACGACCGGGACCTCGCGCTCTTCCTGGATTTCATGCGTAAGGCCAACGCGATAAACCGGCGGGAGACGGAAAGGATCCGGGCCGAGTTGAGAGGGGGTGAAGGGGGCGAGTTCTCGGCCCCTCTGGGATCCGCACGGAGCGGGCGGTTGGTGTTTGCGGGAGGGGCCGCCCGGCTCATCCTCCGGGCCGACTCCGGGATGGACGACCTCTACCGGGCACGCTTCGAGGGGCCCGTACCGAAGGTCGAGGTTGCAGATGGCATCGTGACCTTCCGCTATCCCAGGCGCCTCGGTGTGCTCTTCGAATGGCGCAACCGATCCGGAGGGGAGGTGACGCTCAGCACCGCGGTGCCCTGGGAGGTCGAGGTACGCGGCGGGGCGTACAAGGTCGAGGCGGATCTCAGCGGGCTACGGCTGACCTCATTCGTCCTCACACGCGGTTTCAGCAACGTGGCCTTGACGCTCCCGGAGCCGTCGGGGGTGGTCCCGATACGTCTGTCGGGAGGGGCGAGCAAGGTAACCATACGCCGTCCGGCGGGCGTCGAGGCGCACCTGAACATGAGAGGCGGGGCCAGCAAGCTGGTCTTCGACGGGCAGAGCTTCGAGGCCGTGGGCGGCACGCTCCGGCTCCAGAGCCCGGATAGCCATAACGCCGCCGACCGCTACGAGATCGAGATCTCAGGAGGCGCGAGCGAAATCACGGTCACGACCTCCGGCTGA